One stretch of Amycolatopsis sp. NBC_00345 DNA includes these proteins:
- a CDS encoding ABC transporter ATP-binding protein yields the protein MTPNDPPAPGSPPALSCAGLTHHYPASDHDVPALHDVTLSAARGRVTALVGPSGSGKSTLLRILACLDRPTHGTVEVDGVDATALSARRRRALRRHQLGYVFQNPIDNLLGYLTVDEHLDLATRLRRTGPAGGELLDALGLAGRRTHYPRQLSGGEQQRVALAFAAAGDPSALLADEPTAQLDRASAHLVGEALHRLAELGHAVVIATHDPELTAVADDVHELVDGRIV from the coding sequence GTGACACCGAATGACCCGCCGGCGCCGGGCAGTCCACCAGCGCTGAGCTGTGCCGGGCTGACCCACCACTACCCGGCCTCGGACCACGACGTCCCCGCGCTGCACGACGTCACGCTGTCGGCCGCCCGTGGCCGGGTCACCGCCCTCGTCGGCCCGTCGGGGTCCGGGAAGTCGACCCTGCTGCGGATCCTGGCCTGCCTGGACCGGCCCACCCACGGCACCGTCGAGGTCGACGGCGTCGACGCCACCGCGTTGTCCGCCCGCCGCCGCCGGGCGCTGCGCCGCCACCAGCTCGGCTACGTCTTCCAGAACCCGATCGACAACCTGCTGGGTTACCTGACCGTCGACGAGCACCTCGACCTCGCCACCCGCCTGCGCCGCACCGGCCCGGCCGGCGGCGAACTCCTCGACGCGCTCGGCCTGGCCGGCCGCCGCACCCACTACCCCCGGCAGCTCTCCGGCGGCGAGCAGCAACGCGTCGCCCTCGCCTTCGCCGCCGCCGGTGATCCGAGCGCGCTGCTCGCCGACGAGCCCACCGCGCAGCTCGACCGGGCCTCCGCCCACCTCGTCGGCGAGGCGCTGCACCGTCTCGCGGAGCTCGGGCACGCCGTTGTCATCGCCACCCATGATCCCGAGCTCACCGCCGTCGCCGACGACGTCCACGAACTCGTCGACGGGAGGATCGTGTGA
- a CDS encoding copper resistance D family protein encodes MALIRTRRWLPMSPLLTQAVLAADANPTPEVWRVVTKMAYFAGLIGTIGGCMLHLIVLRPVLARPSVDPADRAVLRCRTSLFLAVAGTWYLVALYFQLAGKAARVKGKEIPYGDALSPSAIWRFITVPGKPAEWISSGAEAFIQYALWAVAAIVLMLLWSPRLRARLTGLVWTALVTTFVAYQVTLLPTDFGKATVDSVVNSLLDHTHVWAVSTWVGGIAGLVVLASAWRRLGRGAGTTWAQLWARFSTVALAAVGCVLITGLYLAWTLVGRPAELFTTSFGRFLLVKVSLVATMIVLGGANEFVLMPRIARARAAGADGSVFRLAVKVFPGLVAVEAVLAVGVLFVLSFLTGSGRAEAGDPDPTLSGGIVGIGVLLAVLVAISFVTTAKVSARLSRVEPVHAEEPAPEPA; translated from the coding sequence GTGGCGCTGATCCGCACGAGGAGATGGCTGCCGATGTCCCCGCTGCTCACGCAAGCCGTGCTCGCCGCCGACGCGAACCCGACCCCGGAGGTCTGGCGCGTCGTCACGAAAATGGCCTACTTCGCCGGCCTGATCGGCACGATCGGCGGGTGCATGCTGCACCTGATCGTGCTGCGGCCGGTGCTGGCCCGTCCTTCGGTGGACCCGGCCGACCGGGCCGTGTTGCGGTGCCGCACCAGCCTGTTCCTCGCCGTGGCCGGCACCTGGTACCTGGTGGCGCTGTACTTCCAGCTGGCGGGCAAGGCTGCCCGGGTGAAGGGCAAGGAGATCCCTTACGGCGACGCGCTTTCGCCGTCCGCGATCTGGCGTTTCATCACGGTGCCGGGCAAGCCGGCCGAATGGATTTCCAGCGGCGCGGAGGCGTTCATCCAGTACGCGCTGTGGGCCGTCGCCGCGATTGTGCTGATGCTGCTGTGGTCGCCGCGGCTGCGTGCGCGGCTGACCGGCCTGGTGTGGACCGCGCTGGTGACCACGTTTGTCGCCTACCAGGTGACCCTGCTGCCCACCGACTTCGGCAAGGCCACTGTGGACAGTGTGGTGAACTCGCTGCTGGACCACACGCATGTGTGGGCCGTCTCCACGTGGGTGGGCGGGATCGCCGGGCTGGTCGTGCTGGCGTCGGCGTGGCGCCGCCTCGGCCGTGGCGCGGGGACGACGTGGGCGCAGCTGTGGGCCCGCTTCAGCACGGTCGCGCTGGCCGCCGTCGGCTGTGTGCTGATCACCGGCCTGTACCTCGCGTGGACGCTGGTCGGCCGTCCGGCGGAGCTGTTCACCACGAGCTTCGGCCGCTTCCTGCTGGTGAAGGTCTCGCTGGTGGCCACGATGATCGTGCTCGGCGGGGCCAACGAATTCGTGCTGATGCCGCGCATCGCCCGCGCCCGTGCGGCCGGTGCGGACGGCTCGGTCTTCCGCCTGGCCGTGAAGGTGTTCCCCGGACTGGTCGCGGTCGAGGCCGTGCTGGCCGTCGGAGTCCTTTTCGTACTGTCCTTCCTGACCGGATCGGGCCGCGCCGAGGCGGGCGACCCGGATCCGACCCTGAGCGGCGGCATCGTCGGCATCGGCGTGCTGCTGGCCGTCCTGGTCGCGATCTCCTTTGTCACCACGGCGAAAGTCTCCGCGCGATTGTCGCGTGTGGAGCCCGTCCACGCGGAAGAACCGGCGCCCGAACCGGCCTGA
- a CDS encoding ABC transporter permease codes for MPRRGMPSPWARAPVMIWRQPTVVLAVLAAAVLVALPAAAISLFLSSAGTETLQKQTSAACEWAVGAQWQGQLPVTPANPQVPEKVGKPLFDARVAAATEAEAGIPNLSKPVATLVTGAAVATATGTPVHPDQRVLNLVARDGFAGHVQVLSGGTGPGIWLPDQFADSQRLKAGDLVSVTSGSRGGLNAADHTQVTGAAPAGTMRVAAVYRDLRSQPDQQYWCSLKSLYRGSPLGNAPVYPLAFVPSDELLKVTDDAASSLIESSVDATGMTTAGAAPVIDGLERLRARSADPNDPLGAAFSRGQYTSSLRGMAERADHVTSSLVATVVPMGAVGALAGLVIAAAAGSFWVDRRRAELAVLSARGVGPFALVGKAVLEVGTVVVLGSAAGWFAARYLVATVGPSPLVTPGALTGSAVAAGAALLVTLGAIAVASGRRITAHFDTRATRGRLWPWELVPLVAAVVCYFVLGDGAQTGVGAAGSVAGIPPRLVVVPLLLVIGLALLAARIVRGSVVRVNPVKVTRPVSFLSWQRIASGPAAAAVLIAATAIPVALSVYATTVTGSVDRTLHAESQLIVGSDVVLGLTGPAHVPPDLAGQSSLVSRYDSGHVGHTTVNVLGVDPKSFATTAFWDDGLPGPTLAELMGTLAAPGAPAGILAGLPATASTADVEINGQTTKLAITNVAQLPGKNSGFPQLIVRQDVLDRLAGENAHPQLWVRGDPARIIPALSGTGTPIGTVSQAQDVTDNGVYSAITYTFAFLTAVSVLAGAIVVVGLLLYLNARARTRRSAYVLLRRMGIGPPAHWRALLYEVGGLLVAGLVFGLVFAAVAVAVTSPGYDLDPGIAPGTLISAPWSLALRLAAAALLAAVLATLAAQRAVSRARPAEVLRDTE; via the coding sequence ATGCCGAGAAGGGGGATGCCGTCGCCATGGGCGCGTGCGCCGGTGATGATCTGGCGGCAGCCGACGGTGGTGCTGGCCGTGCTGGCCGCCGCGGTGCTGGTGGCGCTGCCGGCGGCGGCGATCTCCCTTTTCCTTTCCTCCGCGGGAACTGAGACACTGCAGAAGCAGACCAGCGCCGCGTGCGAGTGGGCCGTCGGCGCGCAGTGGCAGGGACAGCTGCCGGTGACCCCGGCCAACCCGCAGGTGCCGGAAAAGGTCGGAAAACCACTGTTCGACGCGCGCGTCGCGGCGGCCACCGAAGCCGAAGCGGGGATACCGAACCTGTCGAAGCCGGTGGCCACGCTCGTGACCGGCGCGGCGGTGGCGACCGCGACCGGGACCCCCGTGCACCCGGACCAGCGGGTGCTGAACCTGGTCGCCCGCGACGGGTTCGCCGGCCACGTCCAGGTGCTCTCCGGCGGTACGGGCCCGGGAATCTGGCTGCCGGACCAGTTCGCGGACTCGCAGCGGCTGAAGGCGGGCGACCTGGTGTCGGTCACCAGCGGCTCGCGCGGCGGCCTGAACGCGGCCGACCACACCCAGGTCACCGGGGCGGCGCCGGCGGGCACGATGCGGGTCGCGGCCGTGTACCGCGACCTGCGCTCCCAGCCGGACCAGCAGTACTGGTGCAGCCTGAAGTCCCTTTACCGGGGCAGCCCGCTGGGCAACGCCCCCGTCTACCCGCTCGCCTTCGTCCCGAGTGACGAACTGCTGAAGGTCACCGACGACGCGGCCAGCTCGCTCATCGAAAGCTCGGTCGACGCCACGGGGATGACCACGGCGGGCGCGGCCCCCGTGATCGACGGCCTCGAGCGGCTCCGGGCGCGCAGCGCCGACCCGAACGACCCGCTGGGCGCCGCGTTCTCCCGCGGGCAGTACACGTCGTCGCTGCGCGGGATGGCCGAGCGGGCCGACCACGTGACCTCGTCGCTGGTGGCCACCGTCGTGCCGATGGGCGCGGTGGGCGCGCTCGCGGGGCTGGTGATCGCGGCCGCGGCGGGGTCGTTCTGGGTGGACCGGCGACGGGCCGAGCTGGCGGTGCTGTCGGCGCGTGGCGTCGGGCCGTTCGCGCTGGTGGGCAAGGCGGTGCTGGAAGTGGGCACGGTGGTGGTCCTCGGGTCGGCCGCGGGCTGGTTCGCGGCGCGGTACCTGGTGGCCACCGTGGGTCCGAGCCCGCTGGTGACGCCGGGCGCGCTGACCGGTTCGGCGGTGGCCGCGGGCGCCGCGCTGCTGGTGACGCTGGGCGCCATCGCGGTGGCGAGCGGGCGCCGGATCACGGCGCACTTCGACACCCGCGCGACGCGGGGCCGGCTGTGGCCGTGGGAGCTGGTGCCGCTCGTCGCGGCGGTCGTCTGTTACTTCGTCCTCGGCGACGGCGCGCAGACGGGTGTCGGGGCGGCAGGTTCCGTGGCGGGGATCCCGCCGCGGCTGGTCGTGGTGCCGTTGCTGCTGGTGATCGGGCTGGCGTTGCTCGCCGCGCGGATCGTGCGCGGGTCCGTCGTGCGGGTGAACCCGGTGAAGGTGACCAGGCCGGTGTCGTTCCTGTCCTGGCAACGGATCGCGTCCGGCCCGGCCGCGGCCGCGGTGCTGATCGCGGCGACCGCGATCCCCGTGGCGCTGTCGGTGTACGCGACCACGGTGACCGGCTCGGTGGACCGCACGCTGCACGCGGAATCCCAGCTGATCGTCGGCTCCGACGTGGTCCTCGGCCTGACCGGGCCCGCGCACGTGCCGCCGGACCTCGCCGGCCAGTCCAGCCTGGTGAGCCGGTACGACTCCGGCCACGTCGGCCACACCACCGTCAACGTGCTCGGGGTGGACCCGAAGTCCTTTGCCACCACCGCGTTCTGGGACGACGGCCTGCCCGGCCCGACCCTGGCCGAGCTGATGGGCACCCTCGCCGCGCCGGGCGCGCCGGCCGGGATCCTGGCCGGCCTGCCCGCCACCGCGAGCACGGCGGACGTCGAGATCAACGGGCAGACCACAAAGCTGGCGATCACGAACGTCGCCCAGCTGCCCGGGAAGAACTCCGGCTTCCCGCAGCTGATCGTCCGCCAGGACGTGCTCGACCGGCTCGCCGGGGAGAACGCGCACCCCCAGCTGTGGGTGCGCGGCGACCCGGCGCGGATCATCCCGGCACTGAGCGGCACGGGCACGCCGATCGGCACGGTCAGCCAGGCCCAGGACGTGACCGACAACGGCGTCTACTCGGCGATCACTTACACCTTCGCGTTCCTGACGGCGGTTTCGGTGCTCGCGGGCGCGATCGTGGTGGTGGGCTTGCTGTTGTACCTGAACGCGCGGGCCCGGACACGGCGAAGCGCGTACGTGCTGCTGCGGCGGATGGGGATCGGGCCGCCGGCGCATTGGCGGGCCCTGCTCTACGAGGTCGGCGGGCTGCTGGTCGCGGGGCTCGTCTTCGGTCTGGTGTTCGCCGCGGTCGCCGTCGCGGTGACCAGCCCCGGTTACGACCTCGACCCCGGCATCGCGCCGGGCACCCTGATCTCGGCGCCGTGGTCCTTGGCCCTGCGCCTGGCCGCCGCGGCCCTGCTCGCGGCGGTGCTGGCCACCCTCGCCGCCCAGCGCGCGGTCTCCCGCGCCCGCCCCGCGGAGGTGCTGCGTGACACCGAATGA
- a CDS encoding GntR family transcriptional regulator yields the protein MPEPERGPTPLTRQVAARIAGYIRETGAAPGDRLAERTLAAQLRVSRSPVRAALRLLADDGLVAAAEQGGYTVAGPGSRHTIPDESEAEKRYLRIASDRLDGELPDRVSENELVRRYGLTPAQLAHVLRRIAGEGWIERLPGYGWEFQPMLTSPQSYADSYRFRLTIEPAAVLEPGFVLDRPALEAVRAQQLELAEGGAGTVGNAELFARNRAFHEAVVACGRNPFFIDALRRVDTLRRLIEYRRALPRDRAAVRAREHVAIADLLLAGRNADAAEHLRRHLSTVSVEKQAGG from the coding sequence GTGCCCGAACCGGAGCGAGGCCCGACCCCGCTGACCCGCCAGGTGGCCGCGCGCATCGCCGGGTACATCCGGGAGACCGGGGCGGCGCCGGGCGACCGCCTGGCCGAACGCACTCTCGCGGCCCAGCTGCGGGTCTCCCGCTCGCCGGTCCGCGCGGCCCTGCGGCTGCTGGCGGACGACGGGCTGGTCGCCGCGGCCGAGCAAGGCGGCTACACCGTGGCCGGTCCCGGCTCACGGCACACCATCCCGGATGAGAGCGAAGCCGAGAAACGCTACCTGCGGATCGCGTCGGACCGGCTGGACGGCGAGCTGCCGGACCGGGTCAGCGAGAACGAGCTAGTCCGCCGCTACGGCCTCACCCCCGCCCAGCTGGCCCACGTGCTCCGCCGCATCGCCGGTGAGGGCTGGATCGAGCGGCTTCCCGGCTACGGCTGGGAGTTCCAGCCGATGCTGACCTCACCACAGTCCTATGCGGACAGTTACCGGTTCCGGCTCACGATCGAGCCCGCCGCCGTGCTGGAGCCCGGTTTCGTGCTCGACCGCCCGGCGCTGGAGGCGGTCCGCGCGCAACAGCTGGAACTGGCCGAAGGCGGGGCCGGGACGGTCGGCAACGCCGAGCTGTTCGCCCGCAACCGCGCGTTCCACGAGGCCGTGGTCGCCTGCGGCCGCAACCCGTTCTTCATCGACGCGCTGCGCCGCGTCGACACCCTGCGACGGCTGATCGAGTACCGCCGCGCCCTCCCGCGCGACCGTGCCGCCGTCCGCGCCCGCGAGCACGTCGCCATCGCCGACCTCCTGCTGGCCGGGCGCAACGCGGACGCGGCGGAGCACCTGCGCCGTCATCTGAGCACGGTCAGCGTGGAGAAACAGGCGGGCGGCTAA
- a CDS encoding PHB depolymerase family esterase — translation MTSPHPTPESARVLDPVEFYYSGPTAFFALQDDQRFSYCLYVPSAHRTATTPLPLLVLMHGTQRTAERYRDEYRAFAEEHGCVVLAPLFPAGIAEAGDLHGFKRLSFHGIRYDEVLLRIVAEVGARYRVDIGHFHLHGFSGGGQFAHRFAYLHAERLAAVSIGAPGRVTRIDPDVPWWLGTADVRELFGRDVAIEALRALPVQMVVGAEDTDTWEIAEPGIDAGGDTRIARLTTLRRNFEQHGIDVRFDLVPGVGHRGMLVQPAVKDFFLEVLARRL, via the coding sequence ATGACAAGCCCCCATCCCACCCCCGAGAGCGCGCGGGTCCTCGACCCGGTCGAGTTCTACTACTCGGGCCCGACGGCGTTTTTCGCCCTCCAGGACGACCAGCGGTTCTCGTACTGCCTCTACGTGCCGAGCGCCCACCGCACGGCCACCACGCCGTTGCCGCTGCTGGTGCTGATGCACGGCACGCAGCGCACCGCCGAGCGCTACCGCGACGAATACCGCGCGTTCGCCGAGGAGCACGGCTGCGTGGTGCTCGCGCCGCTGTTCCCGGCGGGCATCGCGGAGGCGGGCGACCTGCACGGGTTCAAGCGCCTCAGCTTCCACGGCATCCGCTACGACGAGGTGCTGCTGCGGATCGTCGCGGAGGTCGGCGCGCGCTACCGGGTCGACATCGGCCACTTCCACCTGCACGGCTTCTCCGGCGGCGGCCAGTTCGCGCACCGGTTCGCCTACCTGCACGCCGAGCGGCTCGCCGCCGTCTCGATCGGCGCGCCGGGCCGGGTCACGCGGATCGACCCGGACGTGCCGTGGTGGCTGGGCACCGCCGACGTGCGCGAGCTGTTCGGCCGCGACGTCGCGATCGAGGCGCTGCGCGCCCTGCCCGTGCAGATGGTGGTCGGCGCCGAGGACACCGACACCTGGGAGATCGCCGAGCCCGGCATCGACGCGGGCGGCGACACCCGGATCGCCCGGCTCACCACCCTGCGCCGCAACTTCGAGCAGCACGGCATCGACGTGCGGTTCGACCTCGTGCCCGGGGTCGGCCACCGGGGCATGCTGGTGCAGCCCGCGGTCAAGGACTTCTTCCTCGAAGTGCTGGCACGGCGGCTGTGA
- a CDS encoding isocitrate/isopropylmalate dehydrogenase family protein: MKVLVLPGDGIGPEITAATLDVLTAADGQLGLGLEFDVHDIGLASLAASGTTLPPDVLARVPEAGGTLLGPVSHYDYPPRAEGGINPSAELRTRFELFANVRPCRSRADLTVLRKPMDLVIVRENTEGFYADRSMHAGPGEFMPDPDLALAVRKVSARACARVARAAFALARTRRRKVTVVHKANVLKLSDGLFLREVRAVAEEFPDVVLDEVIADAAAALLVRAPGRFDVLVTTNMFGDILSDEASELSGSLGLGGSINAGDDLCVAQAQHGSAPDLAGRDAANPVSLILSAAMLLDWRGRRDTNPQLVEAAELITRAVDAVLDNPATRTADLGGSLGTAAFAARVADTIVHFGAAR; the protein is encoded by the coding sequence GTGAAAGTCCTTGTGCTGCCCGGAGACGGCATCGGCCCGGAGATCACCGCGGCCACCCTCGACGTGCTCACCGCGGCCGACGGGCAGCTCGGGCTGGGCCTGGAGTTCGACGTCCACGACATCGGCCTGGCGTCGCTCGCCGCGTCGGGCACCACGCTGCCGCCGGACGTGCTGGCCCGCGTGCCGGAGGCCGGCGGCACGCTGCTCGGCCCGGTTTCGCACTACGACTACCCGCCGCGCGCGGAAGGCGGGATCAACCCGTCGGCCGAGCTGCGCACGCGGTTCGAGCTGTTCGCGAACGTACGGCCGTGCCGCTCCCGCGCGGACCTCACCGTGCTGCGTAAACCGATGGACCTGGTCATCGTGCGCGAGAACACGGAGGGCTTCTACGCCGACCGCAGCATGCACGCCGGTCCCGGCGAGTTCATGCCCGACCCGGACCTCGCGCTGGCGGTGCGTAAGGTCAGCGCCCGGGCCTGCGCCCGCGTCGCGCGCGCCGCGTTCGCGCTCGCCCGCACCCGGCGTCGCAAGGTCACCGTGGTGCACAAGGCAAACGTGCTCAAGCTGTCCGACGGCCTGTTCCTGCGTGAGGTCCGCGCGGTCGCCGAAGAGTTCCCGGACGTGGTGCTGGACGAGGTGATCGCCGACGCCGCGGCGGCGCTGCTGGTGCGTGCCCCCGGGCGGTTCGACGTGCTGGTGACCACCAACATGTTCGGCGACATCCTGTCCGACGAGGCCTCCGAACTGTCCGGCAGCCTCGGCCTCGGCGGCTCGATCAACGCCGGCGACGACCTCTGCGTGGCCCAGGCCCAGCACGGTTCGGCCCCGGACCTCGCCGGCCGGGACGCGGCGAACCCGGTGTCGCTGATCCTGTCCGCCGCGATGCTGCTGGACTGGCGCGGCCGCCGGGACACGAACCCCCAGCTCGTCGAAGCCGCGGAGCTGATCACCCGGGCGGTCGACGCCGTGCTCGACAACCCGGCCACCCGCACGGCCGACCTCGGCGGCTCGCTGGGCACCGCCGCGTTCGCCGCCAGGGTCGCGGACACGATCGTCCACTTCGGAGCCGCCCGATGA
- a CDS encoding ABC transporter ATP-binding protein — protein sequence MSLLTLTDVSKSYRGTLALRPVSLELQPGELVALAGPSGSGKSTLLMITGGWETPDTGVVTPHPPLPDRPMSDQQWDHVGFVPQSIGLFDELSITDNLAFPARGREDTTDVAKLLETLDLAKFAHRRPAQISRGEQQRAAVARALVTSPALVLADEPTSHQDRAHAELVLISLRAAADAGAGVLVASHDPLLTQHADRTITLAGA from the coding sequence GTGAGCCTGCTGACGCTGACGGACGTCAGCAAGAGCTACCGGGGCACCCTCGCCCTGCGCCCGGTGAGCCTCGAACTGCAGCCCGGGGAACTCGTCGCGCTGGCCGGCCCGTCCGGCTCCGGGAAGAGCACCCTGCTGATGATCACCGGTGGCTGGGAAACCCCGGACACCGGCGTGGTGACGCCGCACCCGCCGTTGCCGGACCGGCCGATGTCGGACCAGCAGTGGGACCACGTCGGTTTTGTCCCGCAGTCGATCGGCCTGTTCGACGAACTGTCCATTACGGACAACCTCGCCTTCCCCGCCCGTGGCCGCGAAGACACCACCGACGTGGCGAAGCTGCTGGAAACCCTGGACCTGGCCAAGTTCGCCCACCGTCGCCCGGCGCAGATCTCCCGTGGCGAGCAGCAACGCGCCGCCGTCGCCCGCGCGCTCGTCACCTCTCCCGCGCTGGTGCTCGCGGACGAGCCCACCTCGCACCAGGACCGCGCGCACGCCGAGCTGGTCCTGATCAGCCTGCGCGCCGCGGCCGACGCCGGCGCGGGTGTCCTCGTCGCCAGCCACGACCCGCTCCTCACCCAGCACGCCGACCGCACCATCACCCTCGCCGGCGCGTAA
- a CDS encoding MurR/RpiR family transcriptional regulator translates to MTARIGRCLPALSRAERLVAEYLRDHGRAAIFATAEQIGAATRTSDATVVRTAKSLGFTGLLELRRSLAEEVVLQTSPSHHLLHQTALNQTRPHHNGGGAPDPVVAQVFTEAAERLSATWRLISSAGFDRAVDLMDDAREVLGFGLGPSGLLARYLGLRLTRMGRRARATGSTGFQLADDLVGLGPDDLVVLYVPSRLLAEIEVVLDHAGAVGARVLLISSSLGPLFGSRVDVALTAPQSVSNFTGEMLSAEVLTDALLLRLASRDETRATKTSELLTSLRSELVQGDGRTRPPRRGRGA, encoded by the coding sequence TTGACCGCGCGGATCGGGCGGTGCCTGCCGGCGTTGTCCCGCGCCGAGCGTCTGGTCGCGGAGTACCTGCGTGACCACGGCCGCGCGGCCATTTTCGCCACCGCCGAGCAGATCGGCGCCGCCACGCGGACCAGTGACGCCACCGTGGTCCGCACGGCCAAGTCGCTCGGCTTCACCGGTTTGCTGGAGCTGCGGCGCAGCCTGGCGGAGGAAGTGGTGCTGCAGACCAGCCCGTCGCACCACCTGCTGCACCAAACCGCGTTGAACCAAACCCGGCCGCACCACAACGGCGGCGGCGCGCCGGACCCGGTGGTAGCGCAGGTGTTCACCGAGGCGGCCGAACGGCTCAGCGCCACCTGGCGGCTGATCTCCTCGGCCGGGTTCGACCGCGCCGTCGACCTGATGGACGACGCCCGTGAGGTGCTGGGCTTCGGCCTCGGCCCGTCCGGGCTGCTCGCGCGGTACCTGGGCCTGCGGCTCACGCGGATGGGCCGCCGCGCGCGGGCCACGGGCTCGACCGGCTTCCAGCTGGCCGACGACCTGGTCGGCCTCGGCCCGGACGACCTGGTGGTGCTCTACGTGCCCAGCCGCCTGCTGGCGGAGATCGAGGTGGTCCTCGACCACGCCGGCGCGGTGGGCGCGCGGGTGCTGCTCATCTCCAGTTCGCTGGGCCCGCTGTTCGGCTCGCGGGTGGACGTCGCGCTGACCGCGCCGCAGTCCGTCAGCAACTTCACCGGCGAGATGCTCAGCGCGGAGGTGCTCACCGACGCGTTGCTGCTGCGCCTGGCTTCCCGCGACGAAACGCGGGCCACGAAGACCTCCGAGCTGCTCACCTCGCTGCGTTCGGAGCTGGTCCAGGGGGACGGCCGGACCCGGCCGCCGCGCCGGGGCCGGGGTGCTTAG
- a CDS encoding cupin domain-containing protein, whose product MTAEPFPSAVLRPAELPSVDRGGGARTIPLVTRARGAAVFLNGITEFDGGAGIPLHTHNCPESVVILDGEAVAEINGTEHRLSTGDTTYVDARVPHRFRNASATAPMRILWTYASVDATRTIVATGATTRVDAEPGPAAPQRP is encoded by the coding sequence ATGACCGCCGAACCCTTCCCGTCCGCCGTCCTGCGCCCGGCCGAGCTGCCTTCGGTGGACCGCGGCGGCGGCGCCCGCACCATCCCCCTGGTCACCCGGGCCCGGGGTGCCGCGGTGTTCCTCAACGGCATCACCGAGTTCGACGGCGGCGCGGGCATCCCGCTGCACACGCACAACTGCCCGGAGAGCGTGGTGATCCTGGACGGCGAGGCCGTCGCGGAGATCAACGGCACCGAGCACCGATTGTCCACAGGGGACACCACCTATGTGGACGCGCGCGTGCCGCACCGGTTCCGCAACGCCTCGGCCACGGCGCCGATGCGGATCCTGTGGACCTACGCCTCGGTGGACGCGACCCGCACGATCGTCGCGACCGGCGCCACCACCCGCGTCGACGCGGAACCCGGCCCGGCCGCGCCCCAGCGTCCGTGA